From the bacterium genome, one window contains:
- a CDS encoding serpin family protein, producing MKRIYKLFMGSFIVALITGNVFSNETVVNKKDLLVKGNNTFALELYENLKGKEGNLFFSPYSISTALAMTYAGAKANTQKQMAEVLRFNLLDSTSIHPVFKNLIFETQSKNKNYQLNIANALWGQKGYKFLNKFIKVTKTNYGAGFKKIDFGNTESARKTINNWVEEQTKNKIKDLIQPGILNANTRLVLTNAIYFKGNWINEFDENETKEAPFYINPEKKLQVPMMFKKENFNFMETDKFQAIELPYKGDDLSMFVLLPKKIDGLGEVENSFVLDSLNKWIESVQNQEVKIYFPKFKMTSEFSLAEVLKSMGMSDAFSLPPADFSGMNKKKELFISAVIHKAFVDVNEKGTEAAAATAVVMTKCSMPTQQTPVFRADHPFIFLIRDTRSGSILFIGRLTNPLK from the coding sequence ATGAAAAGAATTTATAAACTTTTTATGGGTTCATTTATTGTTGCCCTGATAACGGGAAATGTTTTTTCAAATGAAACGGTTGTAAACAAAAAAGATTTATTGGTTAAAGGGAATAATACTTTTGCGCTTGAGCTTTATGAGAATTTGAAAGGCAAGGAAGGCAATTTATTCTTTTCCCCATATAGCATTTCAACTGCATTAGCAATGACTTATGCCGGTGCAAAAGCGAACACTCAAAAACAAATGGCAGAAGTTCTGCGTTTCAACTTATTAGATTCGACAAGCATACACCCGGTATTTAAGAATTTAATTTTTGAAACCCAGAGTAAAAATAAAAACTACCAGTTGAATATTGCCAATGCTTTATGGGGACAAAAAGGATATAAATTTCTCAACAAATTCATCAAAGTTACAAAAACTAATTATGGGGCAGGATTCAAAAAAATTGATTTTGGAAACACCGAATCGGCACGCAAAACTATTAACAACTGGGTTGAAGAGCAAACTAAAAACAAAATCAAAGACCTTATTCAACCGGGAATTCTTAATGCTAATACCCGCCTTGTTCTAACCAATGCAATTTATTTTAAAGGCAATTGGATTAATGAGTTTGATGAAAATGAAACAAAAGAAGCTCCATTTTATATAAACCCGGAGAAAAAACTTCAAGTACCGATGATGTTTAAAAAAGAAAATTTTAATTTTATGGAAACCGATAAATTTCAGGCAATTGAATTGCCCTACAAGGGCGATGATTTATCGATGTTTGTCTTGTTGCCCAAAAAAATTGATGGACTTGGCGAGGTGGAAAACTCGTTTGTATTAGACAGTTTAAATAAGTGGATAGAAAGTGTTCAGAATCAGGAAGTCAAAATCTATTTTCCAAAATTTAAAATGACTTCGGAATTTAGCCTGGCAGAAGTCCTTAAATCTATGGGGATGTCTGATGCTTTCTCTTTGCCGCCTGCAGATTTTTCAGGAATGAACAAAAAGAAAGAATTGTTTATTTCCGCAGTAATTCATAAGGCTTTTGTAGATGTGAACGAAAAAGGCACTGAAGCAGCGGCCGCAACTGCTGTAGTAATGACAAAATGTTCAATGCCCACACAACAAACTCCTGTCTTTCGTGCAGATCATCCTTTTATATTTTTAATCAGGGATACTCGTTCAGGAAGTATTTTGTTTATCGGCAGACTAACAAATCCGCTTAAATAA